From the Lactobacillus johnsonii genome, the window GTTTCTAACTTTGAGCCAACACATATTGAACATTTATACCGTGAAACAGGCGTTATGCCCGCTATTAACCAAGTTGAGCTTCATCCCTACTGGTCCAGCAAGACAATTCGTGAGTATGATGATAACCATAACATCATTACCGAAGCATGGAGTCCGTTGCAGCGTGCAGGTGAAGCTTTTCAAGAAAAAGAAATTATTGACTTAGCTCAAAAATACCATAAGTTACCCGCTCAAATAATTTTACGATGGGAAACTCAACTTAATGTTGTTCCTATTCCCAAAGCTAGTTCCTATGAACATCAAATTAGCAATTTGGATATTTTTGATTTCAAATTAACGCCTGAAGAAGTCCAAAAACTTATCAATTTAGACAAAATTTCTGCAAGAAGATTTGATCCTAATGAACATGAGGAATTTTAGAAAGTAGGTAGGCTGGATGAAAAATATATTAAATAAGCGAGTCTCAAAAATTGCCTTGTTTTATGACCTCGTTTTTGTCTACATGATATCTAAAACAACCGAGATTCTCCATCATCTAGAGCATGGATTAGTTTCACCTGCCTCCTTTGCTCTTTTTGCATTGATTGTAATTATTTTTATTAATTCATGGATGATTCAGACTGTCTTTACTAATAGATATGGTATCGGTAGTTGGGCTGACATTGCTTTTTACTTTATTGATATGATGATCTTACTTTACATGTCTAATTCTTTTGATACTAATAATCTAACAGAGATGAAAGTTCTATTTATTTCGGCTGGATTACTTTCGCTTACTCTAGCAAGCCACTATTTAATCAATTACTTTCAAGTTAAAAATTCTGTCGATCGAAATATTTCCCGGGCATTTTTTATGATTTTAATTTTTAGGGCAAGTACATTAGTTATCGGGGGAATTTTAGATAACATTTTTGGCTTTATTTTAGCTGTTATCGGCATCATATTAAGCTGGTTAATGCCACTTCTCACTACAAAATATACTCTTAAACATCCAATTATTTTTCCTCATTTACTTGAACGACTGAATCTCCTAGTAATTATTATCTTTGGTGAAACAATTATTGGTATTGCGGATTACTTTCAACCTAAAACTTTTTCCTTCTATTCTATTCTTATCTTTTTAACCGTTGCCTTGCTATTTTTCACTTATGCACTACAATTTGATAAATTAATTAATGAAGACCAAGAAGATGTAACAGGTAATATACTAATCTATCTTCACTATTTAATAATCTTTGGCATTAGTTTAATTACTGTAAGTATAAAATTTATCCATGAATCGGATGCTAACTCATGGTTTGCTGTTTTATGTTTATATTGTGGAATTGGTTTATTCTATTTAGGACTATTATTTTCAACTCATTACAATAAACTGCAATTTAAGTTAAAAAAATCAACTATTTTTCTTTTTATTAGTACAACTTTAATTGGAACTATTTCTTGTCTCATCTGGTCAAGCTTTGAAGTTATTACCATCCTCACTTTTATTATTGTTTCAATTAATATTGGTTGGCTCGTACATGTAAATCTTCCCCATATCAAAAAAGGAATCCTGCTTTAGGATTCCCTTTTTAATGTAAAAAATATTTTAACTACGTGCCCAATTATCAAGAACATTCAAGAAAAATTGCTCCGACCAAATTCTAATATTTTGACCTTGTTTCTTTAATGCTCTTGCCTTATTTAATTCAACGATATCAGTTCTGAAGAAATCATGATCTCCAACTAAAAGGTAGTCTGTATCTTGACCAACTTCATCCCAAATAAGGCCACCCAAATTCTTTACAGCATTAGCTAGTTCATATTCATCTACATCTAAGTCACCAGCAATTACAACATTCTTATGAGCAAAAGGACTACGGAAAGCTTGGCTTTGTTTAACAATCTCAGGCCATTCACTAGTTAAGTCTAGTGTTTTAACCATTTCTTGCGCTCTAAGCATATGTTCCTGTCTAAATAATCGATGAAATTCGTCAAAAACCTTTTTTGTATCTAGACAGTCATCTAAACCGCGATGCTCTTGCGTTTCTGCGATATCTAATCGGTGCATGCAATCTAAAAGACGATTGTGTTGTTCTTGTGGGTAAAAACTACGAGCCAAACGATAAACATCAACATAATCATTATTTAAGACAGTTAAGTGATACTTTTCAGCTAGGTCATAGACAAAATTCAAATCAAAATTCACATTATATCCAACAATCGGATCACTACCGATAAATTCACGATATTTCTTTATTGCTTCTTGAACCGGTAGACCCTTTTCTTCAATCGTCGCTTCATCAATTCCATTTAATTTGGTAATAAAAGCAGGCACCTTATTGCTATCAGGAAACTTCACCAATTCTGAAAAAGTTGCAACTACTTCTCCATGGCGAACCTTTAAACCACCCATCTCTGTAATCCGATCACGGTATGGACTAAGCCCCGTAGTTTCCACATCAATTAAGGTATAGTTATCAGGAAAACCAGGTTTTTCAATGCCTTTTTGACGTATTTTTTCTTGAGCTGCTGGAATTCGTAAAACACCTTGAATAACTGAAATACTCATTTTTTACCTTTCATTATTTTGAAATCTTTTCAATTGCTTCAGGAAGAGCCATTTCTAGGCCGACACTTCTTTTTTGGATATCATCCGGCAATTCATCTTGACTTAAGTCTGCTGCTACATAATGCCAATCTTTGAACTGCTCAACCAGTTTTACCATTGGATCAAGAAGCTGAGGACTAGTTGGATCAACTCCTAGTTCAAGCACTACGACCTTCTTAGTCTGATTTCTTGTTAAAAACCAACGAAATCTCGTATTTACATCTTCATCTGGAAAGAAGTGAGCATTTAGCGGCATATGAAGTTCCATTGGTGAATTACAATCCTCGCATCTTGGAACCTCACCCTGGCCATTAACGTATCTCTTCACTGTTGACAAATCAGAACGTGTACCGTGATTTAAACCACTAGAACACTGCATCATTGTCCAGTCACCAAAAACATTAAAGATTTTTTCTTGATCAAAGCCAGCTTTTTCAAAAAAATGGCCAAAAGTACTAGTAGCAATAAAATAATTCTTTCCATTTAACAATTCTTTTAATTGCTTCATTGCTTTACTTGGCTTATATTCAACTGAATACTCATTAATTAGTTGACTCCAGAATTGCCATTTTTCATCCCAAGAATCAAAATCTTTATCTAGTGCATCCGCAATTGTTTTTACATGATATTTTTCACTTATATTTTTATATTCAATCGGAAAGGCCAAATTGTCAAACATATCAAGGCCTTCCATTTGTGCAAACCCATTACCTGCAGTCACAATAACCGCATCGGCATCTGCTAACCATTTTTTTATTTCTTTAAAATCTTTCATGATCATTTCTTCCTTTTTATTTTTCAGAATATCCTACCAGACGTAATTGTCCATCAATATATTCTCCTAAAAAGACATCATCAGGACTATTATAACCAGCTTTAGTTACTTCCTGTTCAAGCCAAGCATTAGATTTATGGATTAAATCCAAAACGTCTTCATTTACCTGTCCATCACTAATAATCGGAAAGCGAATATTATCTTCATCATTTTCAATTATCGTTAATTGGCCATTTTGTTCAAAAATACAATTTTTCACTTTTTCAACTGAATAAATTCCGCGACTTCTAAGTCTAAACATTAATTCATTGGCAGAAATACCAGCTTTCATACAATTTCCGACCAACACATGACCATTTTTTATTACTTGAACCGGTTTTCCATCAATCAAATTACGAATCCAATTGCTACGCTCACGACCAAACTTCAAAATAAAAACTACTAAAGTCCAAACGATTAATACCAATAAAAATTGAAGAACGGTAATACTTTGATTATATATTAAACCACCTATAATTCCGCCCAGTACATAATTTTGTAATTGATCCAAAGCTGTTGTTGGAGCTAAATTACTTTTTCCAAAAACATTAATTTGAATAATCAAGGTTAATATCCCTAGAGAAAACTTAATAAATAATTGTGTATAATCCATCTTTTACCTACTTTTGCACATATACATGATGATCAATCACGTGCGATCGATTTAATGTATAGCTATTATTGTTTTCGTTTAAATTCAATTGATAGTCTTCATTTTTCGAATCAATTCGCACAATCATCCCATCCTGCAAACTCAGTGAACTGACCATCACATCGCTTTCTTTAACATTTTCATCATCAGCAACTGATTTAATAAAGGGAACAATTTGGGCAGCTTTAGACTTCTGTTCATTATTTTGCACATATTTTTCATATTGTGTGCCAGTAAATAATAATAAAAACAAGAGGGCAATGATTCCTAAATCCCTATATCTGGTATTAAAACGATCACGCAAATATAGAATTGCAAAAATAATCATCGCACTGGCAGCAACAATCATTAGAATATATAAAGCTGTTCGATCTGTATTTTGATGGTTCTGAATATAATTTATCGTATAGAAATTCATTTAAATCTAATACTTTCTCTTTAATGGACTTTCATCACGTTTATCATTTAATAAAACATGCTGCTTCGTAATTTCAATTAATGTTTTAGCTAAAAGAGCCATACTTTCAGTTGTTACATATTCATATGGTCCATGAAAATTTGCCCCACCATTAAATAAGTTAGGTGTAGGTATCCCCTTTTCTGAAATAAAAACGCCATCTGTTCCTCCTCGAAATGGGATAACTTTTGGCTCTAATCCAAGAGACTTATAGGCATGTAAAACTAGATTTACTACATAGGGATGCTCTTTAATCAAATCTCCTGGACTATGATATTGATCATGCATTTCAAAAGTTACTCGATTTGTTCCATACTTTTTATTCAACTTATCCACTGTACTTGTGATTAACTTTTTCTTTTGCTCAAAACCATCAGTATCAAAATCTCGAATAATTAGTTGAATTTGTGCATGATCGACATTGCCGTTATTGGATAAAACCATAAAATAGCCATCAAAATCTTTACTATTTTCAGGGACCTCACTTGCTGGTAAAGCTTGAATAAATTCACTAGCTATCAAGGCTGCATTGACCATAAGACCGTATGCCTCGCCAGGATGAACTACTGTCCCATGAAAATCAATCGTAGCCGCTGCTGCATTGAAGGTCTCAAATGCAATATCTCCTGGATCACCATTATCTAATGTATAAGCAAATTCAACAGGAAAACGTTCCACGTTAAAACGAGCAGCACCCTTACCAATTTCCTCATCTGGGCCAAAAGCAACCCAAATATCTCCATGTTCAAGATCAGGATTTTCTTTTAAAAATTTGAGCATTCCTAGTAATCCAGCAATTCCCGCCTTATCATCTGCACCAAGTAAAGTCGTTCCATCAGCGGTAATCAATGTTTCACCTAAATGTTTTTTTAAACTAGGAAATTCACTTGTGGATAAGACACGTCCCTCTTTTAAGAAAATATCCTTTCCATCATAGTTCTGATGCACTAGCGGTTTTACATTTTCTGCATTAAAATCAGCCGTATCTACATGTGCTACAAAACCAATTGGAGTCACTTCTTTCTTAGTTGTCTTTTTTAGTTTTCCTACTAAATAGGAATCTTCTTCTGAAAATGAAATATTTTCTAAGCCTAATTTTTCTAATTCTTTCTCAATAATTTTCAACAAGTCAACTTGACCGGCAGTCGTCGGCACCGCTGTACTTTGTTCATCTGAACGAGTATTTACTTTACAGTATTCTATAAATTTATTTTGAATATATTTTTGATCAATTTCAGGCATTTTTACCATCCCCAAACTATTTTTAATTATATTTTAAGAAAAAATAGTTTTCTGTCAATTCACTATAGTTCCGAAGCTCCACTTTCTGCATCAATTTTCTGATTTTTCCGATACACTTCTCCGTTTGTATTCTTAGGATCATCAACCAATTTTTGTCCGGTTTCTTTTAAGTAGTATTCCACAAGTGGATAAATATCTTGAACAGTTTCATTAATTCCAGCAAAATGATGGTCTTTATCAAAAATAGCCCGATATGTGTCTACCATAAATCTTTTTTGGGTATTAGTTTGATCTACAAAATGCAATTCTTTCGCTTCACCTGTGCTTAACTTATGGAATATTTCTGTTAATTGCTTCTTTTCACTCTCTGTTTGGCCAAGAGCCGCAATATTTTCTCCAAGTTCTGGAGGAGTATAATTCATCCCTGGTAATTGTTTATAATATGTAAATTCTCCAGTCTTATTAAAACTGAGCAAATTGCTGGGAAACGAAGAAAGATAATTATCGAGGTCTTTTACTTTCATTAGTCCCGCATTTAACTTTACATAGTCATTACCTTGTGCAGCTTTTTTATAATTTTTAGTCCAATTTTCATTCATTTTTGATACCTCACAAATAAAAAAAGCATGTCGAACTCGACATGCTAATTTTAACGTATTTAATTACATTTAGTCTTTAATAGCTTTTAACCCTTCACGCTTTCTTCCCATGTTAAACCATGGTGAAACAGTAAAGGCTAAAACGTCATTAACAACGTAAATTAAGGAGTTAACAGCCATTGCTAAAGTTGCATCTCCCTGTGCATAAGTCACACCCCAAAGAATTAATTGGAAAATTCCACTAGCAGTCCACCAGAAATATTGGTTATTGTAGCGTAAAAAACACATAATGCCAGCAGTTAATGAAATTGCAAAGCTAATAGCATCGATCCAAGGACGTGGATCGTTAGTAAACTTACCAATTAAATAGCCAGATACTGCATAAACAACTAATGTACCAACAATGGCAACAATCCATTCTTTAGCACCAAACTTACGTAAGTGATTCTTAGTATCGTCATTCCAAGATCTAACTGAAATAATAACTGGTAAATCTAAAGTTAAAATATAAGCAATTTGTTCAAAAATTGAAAGATAATTCTTAGCAGCTAGTCCTGCATAAATAAAACAAGCTGCGGAAATCAAGCCTAACCATCCATTAATTGCTTTAGTTGCATTAATGGCTAAAACACATAAAGTTCCAAGCAATGTACCAATAAAAGTAATAA encodes:
- a CDS encoding aldo/keto reductase, encoding MEYFNLNDGNRIPKIGFGTYKLNGSRGVFAIQAALKNGYRLLDSAVNYENEGAVGRAIKNSSLNRDDIFITSKLPGRHHKYQEAIEQIQESLYAANLDYYDLYLIHWPNPKENHYLEAWQAMLDAQRFGLIRSVGVSNFEPTHIEHLYRETGVMPAINQVELHPYWSSKTIREYDDNHNIITEAWSPLQRAGEAFQEKEIIDLAQKYHKLPAQIILRWETQLNVVPIPKASSYEHQISNLDIFDFKLTPEEVQKLINLDKISARRFDPNEHEEF
- a CDS encoding low temperature requirement protein A, encoding MKNILNKRVSKIALFYDLVFVYMISKTTEILHHLEHGLVSPASFALFALIVIIFINSWMIQTVFTNRYGIGSWADIAFYFIDMMILLYMSNSFDTNNLTEMKVLFISAGLLSLTLASHYLINYFQVKNSVDRNISRAFFMILIFRASTLVIGGILDNIFGFILAVIGIILSWLMPLLTTKYTLKHPIIFPHLLERLNLLVIIIFGETIIGIADYFQPKTFSFYSILIFLTVALLFFTYALQFDKLINEDQEDVTGNILIYLHYLIIFGISLITVSIKFIHESDANSWFAVLCLYCGIGLFYLGLLFSTHYNKLQFKLKKSTIFLFISTTLIGTISCLIWSSFEVITILTFIIVSINIGWLVHVNLPHIKKGILL
- a CDS encoding exonuclease domain-containing protein encodes the protein MSISVIQGVLRIPAAQEKIRQKGIEKPGFPDNYTLIDVETTGLSPYRDRITEMGGLKVRHGEVVATFSELVKFPDSNKVPAFITKLNGIDEATIEEKGLPVQEAIKKYREFIGSDPIVGYNVNFDLNFVYDLAEKYHLTVLNNDYVDVYRLARSFYPQEQHNRLLDCMHRLDIAETQEHRGLDDCLDTKKVFDEFHRLFRQEHMLRAQEMVKTLDLTSEWPEIVKQSQAFRSPFAHKNVVIAGDLDVDEYELANAVKNLGGLIWDEVGQDTDYLLVGDHDFFRTDIVELNKARALKKQGQNIRIWSEQFFLNVLDNWARS
- a CDS encoding Sir2 family NAD-dependent protein deacetylase, producing the protein MKDFKEIKKWLADADAVIVTAGNGFAQMEGLDMFDNLAFPIEYKNISEKYHVKTIADALDKDFDSWDEKWQFWSQLINEYSVEYKPSKAMKQLKELLNGKNYFIATSTFGHFFEKAGFDQEKIFNVFGDWTMMQCSSGLNHGTRSDLSTVKRYVNGQGEVPRCEDCNSPMELHMPLNAHFFPDEDVNTRFRWFLTRNQTKKVVVLELGVDPTSPQLLDPMVKLVEQFKDWHYVAADLSQDELPDDIQKRSVGLEMALPEAIEKISK
- a CDS encoding DUF421 domain-containing protein — protein: MDYTQLFIKFSLGILTLIIQINVFGKSNLAPTTALDQLQNYVLGGIIGGLIYNQSITVLQFLLVLIVWTLVVFILKFGRERSNWIRNLIDGKPVQVIKNGHVLVGNCMKAGISANELMFRLRSRGIYSVEKVKNCIFEQNGQLTIIENDEDNIRFPIISDGQVNEDVLDLIHKSNAWLEQEVTKAGYNSPDDVFLGEYIDGQLRLVGYSEK
- a CDS encoding DUF3290 domain-containing protein, whose protein sequence is MNFYTINYIQNHQNTDRTALYILMIVAASAMIIFAILYLRDRFNTRYRDLGIIALLFLLLFTGTQYEKYVQNNEQKSKAAQIVPFIKSVADDENVKESDVMVSSLSLQDGMIVRIDSKNEDYQLNLNENNNSYTLNRSHVIDHHVYVQK
- the pepT gene encoding peptidase T, encoding MPEIDQKYIQNKFIEYCKVNTRSDEQSTAVPTTAGQVDLLKIIEKELEKLGLENISFSEEDSYLVGKLKKTTKKEVTPIGFVAHVDTADFNAENVKPLVHQNYDGKDIFLKEGRVLSTSEFPSLKKHLGETLITADGTTLLGADDKAGIAGLLGMLKFLKENPDLEHGDIWVAFGPDEEIGKGAARFNVERFPVEFAYTLDNGDPGDIAFETFNAAAATIDFHGTVVHPGEAYGLMVNAALIASEFIQALPASEVPENSKDFDGYFMVLSNNGNVDHAQIQLIIRDFDTDGFEQKKKLITSTVDKLNKKYGTNRVTFEMHDQYHSPGDLIKEHPYVVNLVLHAYKSLGLEPKVIPFRGGTDGVFISEKGIPTPNLFNGGANFHGPYEYVTTESMALLAKTLIEITKQHVLLNDKRDESPLKRKY
- a CDS encoding PAS domain-containing protein, which produces MNENWTKNYKKAAQGNDYVKLNAGLMKVKDLDNYLSSFPSNLLSFNKTGEFTYYKQLPGMNYTPPELGENIAALGQTESEKKQLTEIFHKLSTGEAKELHFVDQTNTQKRFMVDTYRAIFDKDHHFAGINETVQDIYPLVEYYLKETGQKLVDDPKNTNGEVYRKNQKIDAESGASEL
- the pnuC gene encoding nicotinamide riboside transporter PnuC gives rise to the protein MDNSTSLQEDHKERKDNYFVWLFKQLHGWPVQNYMLWFFAFGFQLAILIQNKITALTVITFIGTLLGTLCVLAINATKAINGWLGLISAACFIYAGLAAKNYLSIFEQIAYILTLDLPVIISVRSWNDDTKNHLRKFGAKEWIVAIVGTLVVYAVSGYLIGKFTNDPRPWIDAISFAISLTAGIMCFLRYNNQYFWWTASGIFQLILWGVTYAQGDATLAMAVNSLIYVVNDVLAFTVSPWFNMGRKREGLKAIKD